The Heliangelus exortis chromosome 21, bHelExo1.hap1, whole genome shotgun sequence genome includes a window with the following:
- the STYXL1 gene encoding serine/threonine/tyrosine-interacting-like protein 1 isoform X3 → MAGVVFCDPHCLYNILQQQRRVPRLAEPGYLCLLDARTQDEYDESHIVTARRIEQSPAGEYLVPDSEELGYIRYCVVYDCQSSSLDCWDYEEEEKEKDAEEGTAVQHAQNLEKFTRHPVLVLSGGYRLFSAYYNFLRTQKILWMPQELDNFQLYPVEIIPLKLYMGNSKQACDQQIQKDLKIKAQVNISEHPTTLITEEGKYLHVPVPDSLETDLFSSFPTICHFIDTQLDHGVVLVFSSLGISRSSTVTMAYLMHSKQFSLKVHPWHVSHRSCLALHFISVSEVSLL, encoded by the exons ATGGCGGGCGTGGTGTTCTGCGATCCCCATTGCCTCTACaacatcctgcagcagcagcgGCGGGTCCCCCGGCTGGCAGAGCCCGGATACCTGTGCCTGCTGG atgcCCGTACTCAGGATGAGTATGATGAGAGCCACATAGTTACAGCTCGCAGGATTGAACAG AGTCCTGCGGGGGAGTACCTGGTACCAGACTCTGAGGAGCTGGGCTACATCAGGTACTGTGTGGTGTACGActgccagagcagctccttGGATTGCTGGGACtatgaggaagaggagaaggagaaag ATGCTGAGGAAGGAACTGCTGTCCAACATGCCCAAAACTTGGAGAAGTTCACCCGTCATCCTGTGCTTGTCCTGAGTGGGGGATACAGGCTTTTTTCAGCCTATTATAATTTTCTGAGAACTCAGAAGATATTGTGGATGCCTCAG GAACTAGACAACTTCCAGCTATACCCTGTGGAAATAATACCTCTGAAGTTATATATGGGCAATTCCAAGCAGGCCTGTGACCAGCAAATCCAGAAAGATTTGAAGATCAAAGCACAAGTCAACATCTCAGAGCATCCCACCACCCT GATTACAGAAGAAGGCAAATATCTCCACGTCCCTGTTCCAGACTCACTGGAAActgatcttttttcttcctttcccaccATTTGTCATTTCATAG ACACTCAGCTGGATCATGGAGTGGTGCTGGTGTTCTCCAGCTTGGGGATAAGCAGGAGCAGCACGGTAACCATGGCCTATCTCATGCACTCCAAGCAGTTTTCCCTGAAGGTACATCCCTGGCACGTGTCCCACAGatcctgcctggctctgcacttcatttctgtttctgaagtcTCTTTGCTGTG A
- the STYXL1 gene encoding serine/threonine/tyrosine-interacting-like protein 1 isoform X2, whose translation MAGVVFCDPHCLYNILQQQRRVPRLAEPGYLCLLDARTQDEYDESHIVTARRIEQSPAGEYLVPDSEELGYIRYCVVYDCQSSSLDCWDYEEEEKEKDAEEGTAVQHAQNLEKFTRHPVLVLSGGYRLFSAYYNFLRTQKILWMPQELDNFQLYPVEIIPLKLYMGNSKQACDQQIQKDLKIKAQVNISEHPTTLITEEGKYLHVPVPDSLETDLFSSFPTICHFIESLELCSEMQNEHEASSGLCETALRVGDQNPWHHHHRHLRTTLLTGSKETSQQGKAPPAPYHHDGEKSLASV comes from the exons ATGGCGGGCGTGGTGTTCTGCGATCCCCATTGCCTCTACaacatcctgcagcagcagcgGCGGGTCCCCCGGCTGGCAGAGCCCGGATACCTGTGCCTGCTGG atgcCCGTACTCAGGATGAGTATGATGAGAGCCACATAGTTACAGCTCGCAGGATTGAACAG AGTCCTGCGGGGGAGTACCTGGTACCAGACTCTGAGGAGCTGGGCTACATCAGGTACTGTGTGGTGTACGActgccagagcagctccttGGATTGCTGGGACtatgaggaagaggagaaggagaaag ATGCTGAGGAAGGAACTGCTGTCCAACATGCCCAAAACTTGGAGAAGTTCACCCGTCATCCTGTGCTTGTCCTGAGTGGGGGATACAGGCTTTTTTCAGCCTATTATAATTTTCTGAGAACTCAGAAGATATTGTGGATGCCTCAG GAACTAGACAACTTCCAGCTATACCCTGTGGAAATAATACCTCTGAAGTTATATATGGGCAATTCCAAGCAGGCCTGTGACCAGCAAATCCAGAAAGATTTGAAGATCAAAGCACAAGTCAACATCTCAGAGCATCCCACCACCCT GATTACAGAAGAAGGCAAATATCTCCACGTCCCTGTTCCAGACTCACTGGAAActgatcttttttcttcctttcccaccATTTGTCATTTCATAG AAAGCTTGGAACTATGTTCTGAAATGCAAAACGAACATGAGGCCTCATCGGGGCTTTGTGAAACAGCTCTCAGAGTGGGAGACCAAAATCCATGGCACCACCATCACAGACATCTCAGAACCACATTACTGACAGGCAGCAAAGAGAcctcccagcagggaaaggcacCTCCAGCTCCATACCACCACGATGGTGAAAAGTCACTGGCCTCTGTTTGA
- the STYXL1 gene encoding serine/threonine/tyrosine-interacting-like protein 1 isoform X1: MAGVVFCDPHCLYNILQQQRRVPRLAEPGYLCLLDARTQDEYDESHIVTARRIEQSPAGEYLVPDSEELGYIRYCVVYDCQSSSLDCWDYEEEEKEKDAEEGTAVQHAQNLEKFTRHPVLVLSGGYRLFSAYYNFLRTQKILWMPQELDNFQLYPVEIIPLKLYMGNSKQACDQQIQKDLKIKAQVNISEHPTTLITEEGKYLHVPVPDSLETDLFSSFPTICHFIDTQLDHGVVLVFSSLGISRSSTVTMAYLMHSKQFSLKKAWNYVLKCKTNMRPHRGFVKQLSEWETKIHGTTITDISEPHY, encoded by the exons ATGGCGGGCGTGGTGTTCTGCGATCCCCATTGCCTCTACaacatcctgcagcagcagcgGCGGGTCCCCCGGCTGGCAGAGCCCGGATACCTGTGCCTGCTGG atgcCCGTACTCAGGATGAGTATGATGAGAGCCACATAGTTACAGCTCGCAGGATTGAACAG AGTCCTGCGGGGGAGTACCTGGTACCAGACTCTGAGGAGCTGGGCTACATCAGGTACTGTGTGGTGTACGActgccagagcagctccttGGATTGCTGGGACtatgaggaagaggagaaggagaaag ATGCTGAGGAAGGAACTGCTGTCCAACATGCCCAAAACTTGGAGAAGTTCACCCGTCATCCTGTGCTTGTCCTGAGTGGGGGATACAGGCTTTTTTCAGCCTATTATAATTTTCTGAGAACTCAGAAGATATTGTGGATGCCTCAG GAACTAGACAACTTCCAGCTATACCCTGTGGAAATAATACCTCTGAAGTTATATATGGGCAATTCCAAGCAGGCCTGTGACCAGCAAATCCAGAAAGATTTGAAGATCAAAGCACAAGTCAACATCTCAGAGCATCCCACCACCCT GATTACAGAAGAAGGCAAATATCTCCACGTCCCTGTTCCAGACTCACTGGAAActgatcttttttcttcctttcccaccATTTGTCATTTCATAG ACACTCAGCTGGATCATGGAGTGGTGCTGGTGTTCTCCAGCTTGGGGATAAGCAGGAGCAGCACGGTAACCATGGCCTATCTCATGCACTCCAAGCAGTTTTCCCTGAAG AAAGCTTGGAACTATGTTCTGAAATGCAAAACGAACATGAGGCCTCATCGGGGCTTTGTGAAACAGCTCTCAGAGTGGGAGACCAAAATCCATGGCACCACCATCACAGACATCTCAGAACCACATTACTGA
- the TMEM120A gene encoding transmembrane protein 120A, whose product MARGPSAAECLREWEELQDGYQRIQDNHKLYKQKLEELTKLQDSISSSISRQKKRLKELSLSLKKCKAHMSPEQEPSIQETQSLIKERQNVFFEMEAYLPKKNGLYLSLVLGNVNVTLLSKQAKFAYKDEYEKFKLYLTIILLIVSSTCRFLLNSRVTDAVFNFLLVWYYCTLTIRESILINNGSKIKGWWVFHHYVSTFLSGVMLTWPDGLMYQMFRNQFLSFSMYQSFVQFLQYYYQSGCLYRLRALGERHTMDLTVEGFQSWMWRGLTFLLPFLFFGQFWQLYNAITLFRMIQHPECKEWQVLMCGLPFSILFLGNFFTTLRVVHQKFQHKNQDTKQN is encoded by the exons ATGGCCCGGGGCCCCTCTGCTGCCGAGTGCCTGCGGGAAtgggaggagctgcaggacgGATACCAGCGCATCCAG GATAATCACAAGCTGTACAAGCAGAAACTCGAGGAGCTGACCAAGCTCCAGGACAGCATCTCCAGCTCCATCTCACGGCAGAAGAAGCGGCTGAAGGAGCTTTCCCTGTCCCTCAAAAA ATGCAAAGCCCACATGAGCCCCGAGCAGGAACCCTCCATCCAAGAGACCCAGAGCTTAATAAAAGAGAGgcagaatgttttctttgaGATGGAAGCCTATCTGCCAAAGAAGAATGG GTTGTACCTGAGTCTGGTGCTTGGGAATGTGAATGTCACACTGCTCAGCAAGCAGGCCAA GTTTGCATATAAAGATGAGTATGAGAAGTTCAAGCTCTACCTCACCATCATCTTACTCATTGTCTCCTCCACTTGTCGGTTCCTCCTCAACTCCAG GGTGACAGATGCTGTCTTTAACTTCCTCCTGGTGTGGTACTACTGCACCCTCACCATCCGGGAGAGCATCTTGATCAACAATGGATCCAA AATCAAAGGCTGGTGGGTTTTCCATCACTACGTCTCCACCTTCCTCTCAGGTGTCATGCTGACATG GCCAGATGGGCTCATGTACCAGATGTTCAGGAACcagttcctctccttctccatgTACCAGA GCTTCGTGCAGTTCCTGCAGTACTACTACCAGAGCGGGTGCCTGTACCGGCTGCGGGCGCTGGGCGAGAGGCACACCATGGACCTGACTGTGG AGGGTTTCCAGTCCTGGATGTGGAGAGGCCTcaccttcctgcttcccttcctcttctttggGCAG TTCTGGCAGCTCTACAATGCCATCACCCTCTTCCGCATGATCCAGCACCCAGAATGCAAGGAGTGGCAG GTCCTCATGTGTggcctccccttctccatcctcttcctGGGGAACTTCTTCACCACTCTCCGGGTTGTCCACCAGAAGTTTCAGCACAAGAACCAAGACacaaagcagaactga